A stretch of the Oceanibaculum nanhaiense genome encodes the following:
- a CDS encoding sulfite exporter TauE/SafE family protein: MDASVIDATLVALAFAVFATGLFAGVLAGLLGVGGGIVIVPVLFHILTGFNIDPSVKMHLAVGTSLATIIPTSIISARSHNKRGSVDFDLLKSWAPMALIGALIGTVIAVYVRGAVLTGVFAVVALIVAAHMAFAREGMHISDRLPKAPIKHLIAVIIGGFSTMMGIGGGTLSVPTLSLFNFPIKRAVGTASALGLVIAIPGTIGFLYSGMGEPNRPPFSLGYVSLIGFALIVPATMLAAPWGARMAHAMSTKWLRRAFALFLAITSARMFYSLLG, encoded by the coding sequence ATGGATGCAAGCGTGATCGACGCGACGCTGGTGGCGCTCGCCTTCGCGGTTTTCGCGACTGGCCTGTTCGCCGGTGTTCTGGCTGGCCTGCTGGGGGTGGGCGGCGGCATCGTCATCGTGCCGGTGCTGTTCCATATCCTGACCGGCTTCAACATCGACCCGTCGGTGAAGATGCATCTGGCGGTCGGCACCTCGCTGGCCACCATCATCCCGACCTCGATCATCTCGGCGCGCTCGCACAACAAGCGCGGCTCGGTGGATTTCGACCTGCTGAAATCCTGGGCGCCGATGGCGCTGATCGGCGCGTTGATCGGCACGGTCATCGCGGTTTATGTGCGCGGCGCGGTGCTGACCGGCGTGTTCGCCGTTGTGGCGCTGATCGTCGCCGCCCACATGGCCTTTGCGCGCGAAGGCATGCACATTTCCGACCGGTTGCCGAAGGCCCCGATCAAGCATCTGATCGCGGTCATCATTGGCGGTTTCTCGACCATGATGGGCATCGGCGGCGGGACGCTGAGCGTGCCGACGCTCTCGCTGTTCAACTTCCCGATCAAGCGGGCCGTCGGCACCGCCTCGGCGCTGGGGCTGGTGATCGCCATTCCGGGCACCATCGGCTTTCTCTACAGCGGTATGGGCGAGCCGAACCGCCCGCCCTTCAGCCTTGGCTATGTCTCGCTGATCGGCTTCGCGCTGATCGTGCCGGCAACCATGCTGGCCGCCCCCTGGGGCGCGCGGATGGCGCATGCGATGAGCACGAAATGGCTGCGCCGGGCGTTTGCCCTGTTCCTCGCCATCACCTCGGCGCGCATGTTCTACAGCCTGCTGGGCTGA
- a CDS encoding FecCD family ABC transporter permease, translated as MTGQPAITASLSQARRSARHAGLWLALLVVLLFAASLLIGRAPLALLELFRAGGEEAAIARSILLDIRLPRALLGLLVGAALGLSGAALQGLLRNPLAEPGLIGISASAGLGAVTVFYFGLAGSLSLVLPLGGLVGAGLAVLLLYALAGRDASVLTLILAGVALNSLAGALTALALNLAPSPYAALEIVYWLLGSLADRSMREVWLAAPFILIGMALLLASGGSLAALSLGEDTARSLGVRLGRLRLLVIGGTALAVGAAVSVSGAIGFVGLVVPHLLRPLVGYDPARLLPLSALGGAALVLAADVAVRLPVGAVELKLGVVTALVGAPFFLHLLYTTRRQMR; from the coding sequence GTGACGGGTCAGCCCGCTATTACAGCATCCCTGTCGCAGGCGAGGCGGTCCGCCCGGCATGCCGGACTGTGGCTGGCGCTGCTGGTTGTCCTGCTGTTTGCCGCTTCCCTGCTGATCGGCCGGGCACCGCTGGCGCTGCTCGAACTGTTCCGCGCGGGCGGAGAGGAGGCGGCCATCGCCCGCTCCATCCTCCTGGATATCCGCCTGCCGCGCGCGCTGCTGGGCCTGCTGGTGGGGGCGGCGCTGGGCCTGTCGGGTGCTGCCCTGCAGGGGCTGCTGCGCAATCCGCTGGCGGAGCCGGGGCTGATCGGTATTTCGGCCAGCGCCGGGCTGGGGGCGGTCACGGTGTTCTATTTCGGCCTCGCCGGCAGCCTGTCACTTGTCCTGCCGCTGGGCGGGCTGGTCGGCGCCGGGCTGGCGGTCCTGCTGCTCTATGCGCTGGCCGGGCGGGATGCCAGCGTGCTGACCCTCATCCTCGCCGGCGTGGCGCTGAACAGCCTGGCCGGCGCGCTGACCGCGCTGGCGCTGAACCTGGCGCCGTCGCCCTATGCCGCGCTGGAGATCGTTTATTGGCTGCTGGGGTCGCTGGCCGACCGGAGCATGCGGGAAGTCTGGCTGGCCGCCCCGTTCATCCTGATCGGGATGGCGCTGCTACTGGCCAGTGGCGGCAGCCTGGCGGCGCTCAGTCTTGGCGAGGATACCGCGCGCAGCCTCGGTGTCCGGCTGGGCCGGCTGCGCCTGCTGGTGATCGGCGGTACGGCGCTGGCGGTGGGGGCGGCGGTATCGGTCAGCGGCGCCATCGGCTTCGTCGGGCTGGTCGTGCCGCATCTGCTGCGACCGCTGGTGGGGTATGATCCCGCCCGCCTGCTGCCGCTCAGCGCGCTGGGCGGTGCGGCGCTGGTGCTGGCCGCCGACGTCGCCGTCCGGCTGCCGGTCGGCGCGGTGGAGCTGAAGCTGGGCGTGGTGACGGCGCTGGTCGGCGCGCCCTTCTTCCTGCACCTGCTCTACACGACGCGGCGGCAGATGCGATGA
- a CDS encoding ABC transporter substrate-binding protein — translation MALLAAAMPSSARAERPARLASINLCGDQLLLLLAERRQIVSLSYLAADPAVSALADRVGDIPLNSGRAEELVALQPDLVLSGTYQQRLTNGMLRRLGLAVLELPPADSLAQSLAQIRNVASAIGAVEKGEALVRSLERRIAAARPLPEGRPGGHPGGHPGAAPGALLLQPNLYASGPDSLAGDLLEEAGYRNLAAGHAVRHGTFLTLEDILLARPEVLVLETAIGEGTSLARHRLDHAALRGSAYRRIALEGRLLTCPGPGLAVAAELLAEARK, via the coding sequence ATGGCGCTGCTGGCGGCTGCCATGCCATCGTCGGCGCGTGCCGAGCGTCCGGCGCGGCTGGCCTCGATCAATCTGTGCGGCGACCAGCTGCTGTTGCTGCTTGCCGAGCGCCGGCAGATTGTCAGCCTGTCCTATCTGGCCGCGGACCCTGCCGTATCGGCGCTGGCCGACCGGGTGGGGGATATTCCCCTGAACAGCGGCCGGGCGGAGGAGTTGGTGGCGCTGCAGCCGGACCTCGTGCTGTCGGGAACCTATCAGCAACGCCTGACCAACGGGATGCTGCGCCGGCTTGGGCTGGCCGTGCTGGAACTGCCGCCGGCGGACTCCCTGGCTCAGTCGCTGGCACAGATTCGCAATGTCGCCAGCGCCATTGGCGCGGTGGAAAAGGGGGAAGCCCTGGTGCGATCGCTGGAACGGCGCATCGCGGCCGCCCGCCCGTTGCCGGAAGGGCGGCCCGGGGGGCATCCAGGGGGACATCCAGGGGCGGCGCCGGGGGCGTTGCTGTTGCAGCCCAATCTTTATGCCAGCGGCCCGGACTCGCTGGCGGGCGACCTGCTGGAAGAGGCTGGCTATCGCAACCTCGCGGCCGGGCACGCTGTCCGTCATGGCACGTTCCTGACATTGGAAGACATTCTGCTCGCCCGCCCGGAGGTTCTGGTGCTGGAGACCGCGATTGGCGAGGGCACCTCGCTGGCCCGGCATCGTCTTGACCATGCGGCGCTGCGCGGTTCGGCCTATCGGCGCATTGCCCTGGAAGGGCGGTTGCTGACCTGCCCCGGACCGGGATTGGCGGTGGCGGCGGAGCTGTTGGCGGAGGCCAGGAAGTGA
- a CDS encoding Gfo/Idh/MocA family protein has protein sequence MAHQIGIIGLGIMGQRMLNSMAAHDGFEVAVAWDPSAEAMDALAKDRPQIRPAASAEALIADPAIACVYIASPPTSHLAYAMASFDAGKAVFCEKPLAIDLAEAGQVTDRVREEGLKAAVNFPFASSLAGTVLYEALESGALGAVKQVEIEVAFAKWPRGWQEGASGWLARREQGGFTREVLSHFLFLTRRLIGPLSIRSVTVDYPDDGVSAETGIEADMMAGGVPVRLQGRVEGDKDDHNRWTVTGADGALRICDWMNAERFGAKGWEAVDLGPADTLRPRSVQQQLDQLSLMLQGKPHRLATFEEGYAVQSCIEALLGQHTTA, from the coding sequence ATGGCGCACCAGATCGGAATCATCGGCCTCGGCATCATGGGCCAGCGCATGCTGAACAGCATGGCCGCACATGACGGCTTCGAGGTGGCGGTTGCCTGGGACCCGTCCGCAGAGGCAATGGATGCGCTGGCGAAGGATCGCCCGCAGATCCGCCCGGCCGCCAGTGCCGAGGCGCTGATCGCCGACCCCGCCATCGCGTGCGTCTATATCGCCTCGCCGCCAACCAGCCATCTCGCCTATGCCATGGCCAGCTTCGATGCCGGCAAGGCGGTGTTCTGCGAAAAGCCGCTGGCGATCGATCTGGCCGAGGCCGGGCAGGTGACGGACCGGGTCCGCGAGGAGGGGCTCAAGGCGGCGGTGAATTTCCCCTTCGCCTCCTCGCTGGCTGGCACGGTGCTGTATGAGGCGCTGGAATCGGGCGCGCTGGGCGCGGTGAAGCAGGTCGAGATCGAGGTTGCCTTCGCCAAATGGCCGCGCGGCTGGCAGGAGGGTGCCTCCGGCTGGCTGGCCCGGCGCGAGCAGGGCGGCTTCACCCGCGAGGTGCTGTCGCATTTCCTGTTCCTGACGCGCCGGCTGATCGGCCCGCTGTCGATCCGCAGCGTCACTGTGGATTACCCGGATGACGGGGTGTCGGCGGAGACCGGCATCGAGGCCGACATGATGGCGGGCGGCGTGCCGGTGCGGCTGCAGGGCCGCGTCGAGGGCGACAAGGATGATCATAACCGCTGGACGGTTACCGGTGCTGACGGCGCCCTGCGCATCTGCGACTGGATGAATGCCGAACGCTTTGGGGCGAAGGGCTGGGAGGCAGTGGACCTCGGTCCGGCCGATACGCTGCGCCCGCGCTCCGTCCAGCAGCAGCTCGACCAGCTTTCGTTGATGCTGCAGGGCAAGCCGCACCGGCTGGCCACCTTCGAGGAAGGCTACGCCGTGCAGAGCTGCATCGAAGCGCTGCTGGGGCAACATACGACCGCCTGA